Proteins from a genomic interval of Coccinella septempunctata chromosome 2, icCocSept1.1, whole genome shotgun sequence:
- the LOC123306788 gene encoding CDK-activating kinase assembly factor MAT1 translates to MEDFVCPRCRTSKFQNPSLKMMVNVCGHGLCENCVDLLFLKGSGNCPECRIPLRRNNFRIQLFEDATVEKEVDIRKRILRDFNRKEEDFKSLREYNDYLEEVETIIYNLCNNIDVIETNKKIEQYKKDNKDVIQKNKGKLGRDEYELEELLELEKQQDEFRRKEIKNEEILAKKKKIKDKEALLDELMFSNTNAKNILESFAEKAKEEEVKPPPQKMTQFSTGIQFGRQNQSMFLPIPNDESPLYSHKTISYETKGPSPPNDHDIISKGFLSNVRCEVEQERAGGFQSTISCMRAIQDALCGLYHTKKPLVHTH, encoded by the exons ATGGAAGATTTTGTTTGTCCACGATGTAGaacatcaaaatttcaaaatccatcacTGAAAATGATGGTAAATGTTTGTGGACATGGACTTTGTGAAAACTGCGTAGATTTACTTTTCTTGAAGG GTTCAGGGAATTGTCCAGAATGTCGAATCCCTCTACGaagaaataatttcagaatTCAGTTATTTGAAGATGCAACTGTTGAAAAAGAGGTTGATATTCGAAAAAGAATATTGAGAGATTTCAACCGAAAGGAGGAAGATTTTAAGAGTCTAAGGGAATACAATGATTACTTAGAGGAAGTTGAAACCATTATTTATAATTTATGTAATAATATAGACGTAATAGAAACAAATAAGAAAATTGAGCAGTATAAAAAAGATAACAAAGATGTGATCCAAAAGAATAAAGGCAAATTAGGTAGAGATGAATATGAGTTAGAAGAGCTTTTGGAACTTGAAAAACAGCAAGATGAATTTAGAcgtaaagaaataaaaaatgaagaaattcttGCAAAGAAAAAGAAGATTAAAGATAAGGAGGCATTATTGGACGAGTTGATGTTTTCAAATACCAATGCGAAAAATATTTTGGAATCGTTTGCTGAAAAAGCTAAGGAAGAAGAAGTTAAACCACCGCCCCAAAAAATGACTCAATTTTCAACTGGAATTCAATTTGGTAGACAAAATCAATCAATGTTTCTACCTATACCAAATGATGAAAGCCCATTGTATAGCCACAAAACTATCAGTTATGAAACTAAAGGTCCATCTCCACCTAATGATCATGATATTATTTCCAAAGGATTCCTTAGTAATGTGAGATGTGAAGTTGAACAAGAGAGAGCTGGAGGATTCCAATCTACAATCTCATGTATGAGAGCAATCCAAGATGCTTTGTGTGGATTGTATCATACTAAGAAGCCTCTTGTTCATACTCATTGA
- the LOC123307654 gene encoding ras-like protein 2 encodes MSKPNDRGINYQTYKLVIVGGGGVGKSAITLQFIQSYFVTDYDPTIEDSYTKQCVIDEIPAKLDILDTAGQEEFSAMREQYMRSGEGFLLVFSVTERSSFEEIYKFHKQILRVKDRDEFPMLMVGNKVDLEHQRTVYQEEAQQLARQLKIPYIECSAKMKMNVDNAFYELVRVVRKFQMSERPPLKPSYMKRNKKKCCVL; translated from the exons ATGTCGAAACCTAATGATAGAGGCATCAATTATCAAACTTACAAATTAGTGATCGTTGGTGGTGGTGGTGTTGGAAAATCTGCCATCACTTTGCAGTTTATTCAA AGCTATTTTGTAACAGACTATGATCCTACAATTGAAGATTCATATACCAAACAATGTGTTATCGATGAAATTCCTGCAAAACTTGACA TTTTGGATACTGCTGGACAAGAAGAATTTAGTGCTATGAGGGAACAATACATGAGATCCGGTGAAGGTTTCTTACTAGTCTTCTCTGTGACTGAAAGATCTAGTTTCGAAGAaatatacaaattccataagcAAATTCTCAGAGTTAAAGATAGAGATGAATTTCCAATGTTGATGGTTGGAAATAAG GTTGATCTGGAACACCAAAGAACAGTATATCAAGAAGAAGCACAACAATTAGCTAGACAACTGAAAATTCCTTACATTGAGTGTAGTGCCAAAATGAAGATGAATGTTGATAATGCATTCTATGAATTGGTTAGGGTTGTGAGAAAATTTCAGATGTCTGAAAGGCCACCTCTCAAACCTAGTTACATGAAGAGGAACAAGAAGAAATGCTGCGTTCTTTAA